A stretch of Polypterus senegalus isolate Bchr_013 chromosome 3, ASM1683550v1, whole genome shotgun sequence DNA encodes these proteins:
- the LOC120526511 gene encoding trace amine-associated receptor 1-like encodes MNFNNTENPEIMQFCYVSVNNSCRKFAHPVHTQILIYTTLCTAIIVTICGNLLVIISISHFKELHTPTNYLILSLAVVDFLLGGFIMPPFMVLTVETCWYFGEFFCKIHYSSAIMLCTASIIHLSIISIDRYYAVCHPLKYKIKVTTSVTVNIICVSWIISAVLGFGIVLLELNLKGIEDFYKHNVYCKGSCVLMQNETSGLLSSLLSFYIPGFIMVCIYIKIFKVARRQAKSITVTIHQSKRIDESRNAESSRRETKAARTLAIVLGVFLICWSPFFLCNIVDPLIHYTTPPLLINILLWCGYLNSSFNPLVYGFFYSWFRKALKMIALGQIFQNDSSMIKLFTA; translated from the coding sequence ATGAATTTTAACAACACTGAGAATCCTGAAATAATGCAGTTCTGTTATGTATCTGTAAATAACTCTTGTCGCAAGTTTGCCCATCCAGTCCATACCCAGATTCTTATCTATACAACACTTTGTACAGCAATCATTGTTACGATTTGTGGCAATCTTTTAGTCATTATTTCTATATCTCATTTTAAAGAACTGCACACACCAACTAACTACCTAATTCTGTCTTTGGCAGTTGTTGATTTTCTTCTAGGAGGATTTATTATGCCACCTTTTATGGTTCTAACTGTTGAAACGTGTTGGTATTTTGGAGAGTTCTTCTGCAAGATCCACTATAGTTCTGCTATCATGCTTTGCACCGCCTCCATAATtcatctctccatcatatctatTGATCGTTATTATGCCGTGTGTCATCCTCTGAAATACAAAATCAAGGTCACAACTTCTGTTACTGTTAATATAATTTGTGTCAGCTGGATAATCTCTGCTGTGCTTGGATTTGGAATTGTGCTGCTAGAACTAAATTTAAAGGGTATAGAAGACTTTTACAAGCATAATGTTTACTGCAAAGGTAGCTGTGTTCtaatgcaaaatgaaacatcTGGTCTGCTTTCTTCTTTACTGTCCTTCTACATCCCAGGTTTTATTATGGTATGTATCTACATAAAAATTTTCAAAGTGGCAAGAAGACAGGCCAAGTCTATTACTGTCACGATACATCAAAGTAAAAGAATTGACGAAAGTAGAAATGCTGAATCAAGCAGAAGAGAAACAAAAGCTGCCAGGACACTAGCAATAGTTCTGGGTGTGTTTCTAATCTGTTGGTCTCCATTTTTTTTGTGTAACATTGTTGATCCCTTAATACATTATACAACTCCACCTTTATTGATAAACATTCTTTTATGGTGTGGTTACTTAAACTCTAGCTTTAATCCACTTGTCTATGGCTTTTTCTATAGTTGGTTCAGAAAGGCTCTTAAAATGATTGCACTTGGCCAGATTTTTCAAAATGATTCTTCCATGATAAAACTatttacagcctga
- the LOC120526513 gene encoding trace amine-associated receptor 1-like encodes MRRNMNLNFTLNENSEIVQYCYDSVKSSCQKRPYTISVRILIYVFLWMTIIVTIVGNLLVIISISHFRVLHSPTNYFILSLAVVDLCLGGFIMPPVMVRSVETCWYFGEFFCKFHLSTLIMLCTASIIHLSVISIDRYYAVCHPLRYKTKITLSVTVNIICTSWVLSAVLGFGIVFLELNLKGIEDFYNTNINCVGSCILMQNEMSGLLSSLFSFYIPGFIMVCIYMKIFKVARRQARSIRDTARPTQITEENGDSASSKREAKAAKTLAIVLGVFLICWSPFFVCNIIDPFIHYTTSPLLIDTLSWFGLLNSTFNPIVYGFFYSWFRKALKIILLGKIFQSNSSRIKLYAE; translated from the coding sequence ATGAGAAGAAATATGAACTTGAACTTCACTTTGAATGAAAATTCTGAAATTGTCCAGTATTGTTATGATTCTGTAAAAAGCTCATGTCAGAAACGTCCTTACACAATCTCTGTCCGTATCCTTATATATGTATTTCTTTGGATGACAATCATTGTCACTATTGTTGGAAACCTACTGGTGATTATTTCCATTTCTCATTTTAGAGTACTTCACTCCccaacaaattattttatattgtctttgGCAGTTGTTGATTTATGTTTGGGAGGATTTATAATGCCACCTGTTATGGTTCGAAGTGTAGAGACATGCTGGTATTTTGGGGAATTCTTCTGCAAGTTTCACCTCAGTACACTTATCATGCTTTGCACTGCTTCTATTATTCATCTGTCTGTTATATCTATCGATCGATACTATGCAGTGTGCCACCCATTAAGATACAAAACAAAGATCACCCTATCTGTAACTGTTAACATAATCTGTACCAGTTGGGTTCTTTCTGCTGTGCTCGGATTTGGAATTGTGTTTCTAGAGTTAAATTTAAAGGGTATAGAAGACTTCTATAATACGAATATTAATTGTGTAGGCAGCTGTATTCTGATGCAAAATGAAATGTCTGGACTGCTTTcatccttattttctttttatatcccTGGATTTATTATGGTatgtatttatatgaaaatatttaagGTAGCAAGAAGACAAGCAAGGTCAATCAGAGACACAGCTCGTCCCACACAAATTACTGAAGAAAATGGAGACTCAGCATCCAGCAAAAGAGAAGCAAAAGCTGCAAAAACTTTGGCAATAGTATTAGGAGTCTTTCTAATATGCTGGTCACCTTTCTTTGTGTGTAATATAATTGACCCCTTTATACATTACACAACATCACCTTTATTGATAGATACTCTTTCCTGGTTTGGGCTCCTGAATTCAACATTTAATCCAATTGTTTATGGTTTCTTTTATagctggttcagaaaagcactaaaaataattctgttaggcaaaatatttcaaagtaaTTCCTCTAGAATAAAACTATATGCAGAATGA
- the LOC120526789 gene encoding trace amine-associated receptor 1-like translates to MNFTLNKNSEIVQYCYDSVKSSCQKQPYTISVRILIYVFLWMTIIVTIVGNLLVIISISHFRVLHSPTNYFILSLAVVDLCLGGFIMPPVMVRSVETCWYFGEFFCKFHLSSVIMLCTASIIHLSVISIDRYYAVCHPLRYKTKITLSVTVNIICTSWVLSAVLGFGIVFLELNLKGIEDFYNMNINCVGSCILMQNETSGLLSSLFSFYIPGFIMICIYMKIFKVARSQARSIRDTARPTQITEENGDSASRKREAKAAKTLAIVLGVFLICWSPFFVCNIIDPFIHYTTPPLLIDILSWFGYLNSTFNPIVYGFFYSWFRKALKIILLGKIFQSNSSRIKLYAE, encoded by the coding sequence ATGAACTTTACTTTGAATAAAAATTCTGAAATTGTCCAGTATTGTTATGATTCTGTAAAAAGCTCATGTCAGAAACAACCTTACACAATCTCTGTCCGTATCCTTATATATGTATTTCTTTGGATGACAATCATTGTCACTATTGTTGGAAACCTACTGGTCattatttctatttctcattttagaGTACTTCACTCCccaacaaattattttatattgtctttgGCAGTTGTTGATTTATGTTTGGGAGGATTTATAATGCCACCTGTTATGGTTCGAAGTGTAGAGACATGCTGGTATTTTGGGGAATTCTTCTGCAAGTTTCATCTCAGTTCAGTTATCATGCTTTGCACTGCCTCTATTATTCATCTGTCTGTTATATCTATTGATCGCTACTATGCAGTGTGCCACCCATTAAGATACAAAACAAAGATCACCCTATCTGTAACTGTTAACATAATCTGTACCAGTTGGGTTCTTTCTGCTGTGCTTGGATTTGGAATTGTGTTCCTAGAGTTAAATTTAAAGGGTATAGAAGACTTCTATAATATGAATATTAATTGTGTAGGCAGCTGTATTTTGATGCAAAATGAAACGTCTGGACTGCTTTcatccttattttctttttatatcccTGGATTTATTATgatatgtatttatatgaaaatttttAAGGTAGCAAGGAGCCAAGCAAGGTCAATCAGAGACACAGCTCGTCCCACACAAATTACTGAAGAAAATGGAGACTCAGCATCTCGCAAAAGAGAAGCTAAAGCTGCAAAAACACTGGCAATAGTATTAGGAGTCTTTCTAATATGCTGGTCCCCTTTCTTTGTGTGTAATATAATTGACCCCTTTATACATTACACAACACCACCTTTATTGATAGATATACTTTCCTGGTTTGGCTACCTCAATTCAACATTTAATCCAATTGTTTATGGTTTCTTTTATagctggttcagaaaagcactcaAAATAATTCTGTTAGgcaaaatatttcaaagtaaTTCCTCTAGAATAAAACTATATGCAGAATAA
- the LOC120526788 gene encoding trace amine-associated receptor 1-like: MPFNFEFRKQTGNEHFSQRNSMSEGIDGMLHDSFFCYPSINNSCHKQAHPFYARLFIYTALSMAIIVTVCGNFLVIIAISHFKELHTPTNYLILSLAVVDLLLGGVVMPPVMVSAAENCWYFGELFCKIRHSSAIMLCTASIIHLSIISIDRYYAVCHPLTYKTKITVSFTVNIICISWILSAVLGFGIVFLELNLKGIGELNNNCAGSCILVQNEGSGLLSSILSFYIPGIIMICIYVKIFSVAKRQARSIRAMAARCQTYEEKRNATTRKRETKAAKTLAIVLGVFLFCWSPFFLCNIIDPIIQHKTPTFLIEMITWFGCLNSTFNPLVYGFFYSWFRKALKMIVSGNIFQSDSSRLQLFSD, from the exons ATGCCATTCAATTTTGAATTCAGAAAACAAACAG GTAATGAACATTTTAGTCAAAGAAACAGTATGAGTGAAGGCATCGATGGAATGCTACATGACAGTTTTTTTTGCTATCCATCTATAAACAACTCATGTCATAAACAAGCCCATCCATTTTATGCCCGTTTATTCATATACACCGCCCTCAGTATGGCCATTATTGTCACCGTTTGTGGAAATTTTCTAGTTATTATTGCTATTTCCCATTTTAAGGAACTCCACACACCCACCAATTATCTCATCCTCTCCTTAGCAGTTGTTGATTTACTCCTAGGGGGTGTAGTAATGCCTCCAGTTATGGTTTCTGCAGCAGAAAACTGCTGGTATTTTGGGGAGCTGTTCTGTAAAATACGGCACAGCTCCGCCATCATGCTCTGCACAGCTTCTATTATACACCTATCGATCATTTCCATCGATCGCTACTATGCTGTGTGTCATCCTCTAACATACAAAACTAAGATTACTGTGTCCTTCACTGTTAACATAATTTGCATTAGCTGGATTCTGTCAGCTGTGCTGGGATTTGGAATTGTTTTCCTAGAATTGAATCTAAAGGGCATTGGAGAGCTTAATAACAACTGTGCAGGAAGTTGCATTCTTGTCCAAAACGAAGGCTCAGGATTGCTTTCATCCATACTTTCTTTTTACATTCCTGGAATTATCATGATATGCATTTATGTGAAAATATTTTCTGTAGCAAAGAGACAGGCTAGATCTATTAGAGCCATGGCTGCTAGATGTCAAAcatatgaagaaaagagaaatgcaacaaccagaaaaagagaaacaaaggcTGCTAAGACACTAGCAATCGtgttgggagtttttcttttctgttggtCTCCTTTTTTTCTGTGCAACATCATTGACCCTATAATACAGCACAAAACACCCACATTCTTAATAGAAATGATTACATGGTTTGGATGTCTTAATTCAACTTTTAACCCACTTGTTTATGGGTTTTTTTACAGCTGGTTtagaaaagctttaaaaatgattGTGTCTGGAAATATCTTTCAAAGTGATTCTTCTAGGTTACAACTTTTTTCTGACTAA